In Akkermansia muciniphila, one DNA window encodes the following:
- a CDS encoding TIGR00730 family Rossman fold protein yields MKHPDFLDNRDFTGEDKKRPSSMSMDSSYQTLENAVKKLSETASTRHDPRYLQEYIKTGINMAQSAASDHDFTVLIRSGREMYRANCVFAPYRHIRKISVFGSARIRNDEPAYETAREFAKEASEHGYMVITGGGPGIMQAANEGAGEQRSFGLNITLPYEQTSNHVVAHSDKLINFYYFFVRKLNFVAESDAMVAFPGGFGTMDEVFETLTLIQTGKATIYPIVLLDSPGKTFWLNWLAFIRVELVDSGLISEDDLHLIHVTKNPAEAMEHIDRFYRIFHSYRFVGDSIVIRLNAQLPAQWMEHLERDFSDLILPGGKMVQSGPLPDEADEPHLDRLPRLVFPIKRGNYGRLRLLIDRINQTPSRTYSPPSHD; encoded by the coding sequence ATGAAGCATCCTGATTTTTTGGACAACAGGGATTTCACAGGAGAAGACAAGAAACGCCCCTCCTCCATGTCCATGGACTCCAGCTACCAGACTCTGGAAAACGCCGTTAAAAAGCTTTCCGAAACAGCCTCCACCAGGCACGATCCCCGCTACCTCCAGGAGTATATCAAAACGGGAATCAACATGGCCCAGTCCGCCGCCTCGGACCATGACTTTACCGTCCTGATCCGTTCCGGGCGGGAGATGTACCGCGCCAACTGCGTTTTCGCCCCGTACCGCCACATCCGCAAGATTTCCGTCTTCGGCTCCGCGCGCATCAGGAACGACGAACCGGCGTATGAAACCGCGAGGGAATTCGCCAAAGAGGCCAGCGAACACGGTTACATGGTCATTACCGGGGGCGGCCCGGGCATCATGCAGGCGGCCAATGAAGGGGCGGGAGAACAACGCTCCTTCGGCCTGAACATCACCCTGCCGTATGAACAGACCTCCAACCATGTGGTGGCCCACAGCGACAAACTCATCAATTTTTATTACTTCTTTGTCAGAAAACTGAATTTCGTGGCGGAAAGCGACGCCATGGTGGCATTCCCCGGAGGCTTCGGAACCATGGACGAAGTGTTTGAAACACTCACCCTGATCCAGACTGGAAAAGCAACCATTTACCCGATCGTCCTTCTGGATTCCCCCGGCAAAACCTTCTGGCTGAACTGGCTGGCCTTCATACGCGTGGAACTGGTGGACTCCGGACTGATTTCCGAAGACGATCTCCATCTCATCCATGTCACTAAAAATCCGGCGGAAGCCATGGAGCACATCGACCGTTTTTACAGGATTTTCCACTCCTACCGTTTTGTCGGAGATTCCATCGTCATCCGCCTGAACGCGCAGCTTCCCGCCCAGTGGATGGAACATCTGGAACGGGACTTTTCAGACCTGATTCTGCCCGGGGGGAAAATGGTTCAGAGCGGCCCCCTGCCGGATGAAGCGGACGAACCGCACCTGGACCGCCTGCCCCGGCTCGTCTTCCCCATCAAACGCGGCAATTACGGCAGGCTGAGACTGCTGATTGACCGCATCAACCAGACGCCCAGCCGGACCTATTCCCCGCCTTCCCATGACTGA
- the secD gene encoding protein translocase subunit SecD — MSAPLAFIYDLFNNPLFIFIGGLVLLGVFFWYLGSDQDKVKRNAGTIFIIGIASFSLFSLFQQGLKYGIDIAGGVSFTLSVEPNIGDDGKPIPLTDQAMEQACVILTDRLNSTGANDVIIRPKKKDNLNLIEVQIPAADPAKREETKAILTKVAKLQILPVHPRNNELVAEGRIRVPGYRMYEYTFKNGKGEDITEKIFLEKRESLTGKDIVRAGVDLARPGHVNVTLSNEGADKMYNLTSRMQLGHDRMAIVLDDVVKSAPTVQAILSKSFEISGLDAPGEAEALTKVLSNPLTNKLNFESASEISASLGHTALLQGEYAGITGLILCFIMMIIYYRFAGLVAIMGLTINALLLLGAMSIFGFELTLPGIAGIVLTLGVAVDANVLIYERLREEKEMGRPFRVAIRNSFDKAFSAIFDSNITSLITAVILYWMATGTIKGFAVTLTVGVITSMIGAILVTRVLFYWADTVGMMKDLKFLNIFKKKTNIDFMGQKIWSCSLSSILLVICIVVGSVKGKDCLGMDFTGGSSISYLVNKGDISFREVESVVNKLSLTQKATVQEVAESTDSSKVNILINFSDHAQDKEAITTALDKAFPVLDNAPFSEETIGQSMGYDTLITSAWALFFGILGIMVYLTVRFEWTFAIGAVIALTHDVLLVLGLVILSGTELNVIHIGALLTVAGYSINDKIIVFDRIREFLRFSDPNESASQIMNEAINQTLSRTILTSLSTLAVLVCLYFFGGPSMEDFAWTISAGILIGTYSSIFIASPAALLFSRKHGLHEEVRQAMKAGA, encoded by the coding sequence ATGTCCGCTCCTCTCGCCTTTATCTACGATCTCTTCAATAACCCTCTTTTCATCTTCATTGGCGGTCTGGTATTGCTGGGCGTGTTTTTCTGGTATCTGGGTTCCGACCAGGACAAGGTCAAGCGCAATGCCGGAACGATTTTCATTATCGGCATTGCGTCTTTTTCCCTGTTCTCCCTTTTTCAGCAGGGGTTGAAATACGGCATTGACATTGCCGGGGGCGTCTCCTTCACGTTGAGCGTGGAACCGAATATCGGTGACGACGGCAAGCCTATTCCCCTGACGGACCAGGCCATGGAACAGGCATGCGTGATTCTGACGGACCGCCTTAACAGTACCGGGGCCAATGACGTCATTATCCGTCCGAAGAAAAAGGACAACCTGAACCTTATAGAAGTCCAAATCCCCGCTGCGGATCCTGCCAAGCGTGAGGAAACCAAGGCTATTCTGACCAAAGTGGCCAAACTTCAGATTCTCCCTGTCCACCCGCGCAACAATGAACTGGTGGCGGAGGGGCGTATCCGCGTTCCCGGATACAGGATGTATGAATATACCTTCAAAAACGGCAAGGGTGAGGACATCACGGAAAAAATATTCCTGGAAAAGCGTGAATCGCTGACAGGCAAGGATATCGTGCGCGCCGGGGTGGATCTGGCCCGTCCCGGCCACGTCAACGTCACCCTGAGCAATGAAGGGGCGGACAAGATGTATAACCTGACTTCCCGCATGCAGCTGGGCCATGACCGCATGGCCATTGTGCTGGATGATGTGGTCAAGAGCGCGCCAACGGTTCAGGCCATTCTTTCAAAAAGCTTTGAAATCAGCGGTCTGGATGCTCCCGGAGAGGCGGAAGCCCTGACGAAGGTGCTTTCCAACCCCCTCACCAACAAGCTCAATTTTGAGTCCGCCAGTGAAATTTCCGCCTCTCTGGGACATACGGCCCTCCTTCAGGGGGAATACGCTGGCATCACGGGGTTAATCCTCTGCTTCATCATGATGATCATTTACTACCGCTTTGCCGGCTTGGTGGCTATCATGGGCCTGACGATCAATGCCCTGCTTCTCCTGGGGGCCATGTCTATCTTCGGGTTTGAGCTGACTTTGCCGGGTATTGCCGGTATTGTGCTGACTCTGGGCGTGGCGGTGGACGCGAACGTGCTGATTTATGAACGCCTGCGGGAAGAAAAGGAAATGGGGCGCCCCTTCCGCGTGGCTATCCGTAACTCCTTTGACAAGGCGTTCTCCGCTATCTTTGACTCCAATATCACCTCGCTTATTACAGCCGTCATCCTGTACTGGATGGCAACCGGCACCATCAAGGGGTTTGCCGTCACGTTGACAGTAGGCGTCATCACTTCCATGATCGGGGCGATTCTCGTTACCCGCGTCCTGTTCTACTGGGCGGATACCGTCGGCATGATGAAGGATCTTAAATTCCTCAACATTTTCAAGAAAAAGACGAACATCGATTTCATGGGCCAGAAAATCTGGTCCTGCTCTCTTTCCTCCATTTTGCTGGTGATATGCATTGTGGTTGGCTCCGTAAAGGGCAAGGATTGCCTGGGCATGGACTTTACGGGCGGTTCCTCCATTTCCTATCTGGTGAACAAGGGTGACATCTCTTTCCGGGAAGTGGAAAGCGTGGTCAACAAGCTGTCCCTGACCCAGAAGGCTACGGTGCAGGAAGTGGCGGAGTCCACGGACAGCAGCAAAGTGAATATTCTGATTAATTTCTCCGACCACGCCCAGGACAAGGAGGCTATCACCACGGCATTGGACAAGGCGTTCCCGGTGCTGGACAATGCTCCGTTCAGTGAAGAAACCATCGGGCAGTCCATGGGGTATGATACGCTCATTACTTCCGCCTGGGCCCTTTTCTTCGGCATTCTGGGAATCATGGTCTACCTGACGGTGCGGTTTGAATGGACCTTCGCCATTGGTGCGGTCATCGCCCTGACGCATGACGTCCTGCTGGTGCTTGGCCTGGTGATTCTCAGCGGAACGGAGCTGAATGTTATTCACATTGGCGCGTTGCTGACGGTGGCGGGGTACTCCATCAATGACAAAATTATCGTATTTGACCGCATCCGCGAATTCCTCCGCTTTTCCGACCCGAATGAAAGCGCTTCCCAAATCATGAACGAGGCCATCAACCAGACGCTTTCCCGTACTATTTTGACCTCTCTTTCCACGCTGGCCGTGCTGGTGTGCCTGTACTTCTTTGGCGGTCCTTCCATGGAAGACTTCGCCTGGACGATCTCCGCAGGTATTTTGATCGGTACGTACTCATCCATCTTCATCGCTTCTCCGGCGGCACTCCTCTTCTCCCGGAAGCATGGGTTGCATGAAGAAGTCAGACAGGCCATGAAGGCCGGAGCCTGA
- a CDS encoding EF-hand domain-containing protein, which translates to MSKQMIIAAAFAACSAFAQDAPPPPAPGAPSDAPEMQAPPERRGGHRHHAGGRDRQGPKRVQMKRIDPGIMIIGEELVLAKYDADKDGKLSDEEIAVLQADVKKAQEARKAAILKKFDKDGDGKLSKEERKAMQEEWLKDHPEAAKRMEEMKARQEARKAEMLKKYDKDGDGKLSDEEKKAMREDWAKNHPEAARRMEEMKARQEAHAADMIKKFDKDGDGKLSPEELLAMPPHHGQPGPHHAVPGGPKGPGMPKMGGPRRPGGPRAEGPRAPRGPEGRRGGEGRREDGNRGPRGNRPNGPRPQLDPNRAPIMAAGWILIEEKYDADKDGKLNEAEMSQLNADASKALKARWEAKKAARGNNDMPPPPAPSQEKGDDE; encoded by the coding sequence ATGAGCAAGCAAATGATTATCGCCGCGGCTTTCGCCGCATGCTCCGCGTTCGCCCAGGACGCACCGCCGCCTCCCGCTCCGGGGGCTCCTTCCGATGCACCTGAAATGCAGGCCCCCCCGGAAAGAAGGGGTGGCCACCGCCATCACGCCGGGGGCAGGGACCGCCAGGGGCCAAAACGGGTCCAGATGAAGAGAATCGACCCCGGCATCATGATTATCGGAGAAGAACTGGTATTGGCCAAATATGACGCCGACAAGGACGGGAAGCTTTCCGACGAGGAAATAGCCGTTCTGCAGGCCGACGTCAAGAAGGCTCAGGAAGCCAGGAAGGCCGCCATTCTGAAGAAGTTCGACAAGGACGGGGACGGAAAGCTTTCCAAGGAGGAAAGAAAAGCTATGCAGGAAGAATGGCTTAAGGACCACCCGGAAGCGGCCAAACGCATGGAAGAAATGAAAGCCCGCCAGGAAGCCCGTAAAGCCGAAATGCTTAAGAAGTACGATAAGGATGGAGACGGAAAGCTTTCCGACGAGGAAAAGAAAGCCATGCGGGAAGATTGGGCCAAAAACCACCCGGAAGCAGCCAGGCGCATGGAAGAAATGAAAGCCCGCCAGGAAGCCCACGCCGCCGACATGATCAAAAAATTTGACAAAGACGGCGACGGAAAGCTTTCCCCGGAGGAATTGCTGGCCATGCCCCCCCATCACGGCCAGCCCGGCCCGCACCATGCCGTTCCCGGCGGCCCCAAAGGACCGGGAATGCCCAAAATGGGCGGTCCGAGGCGTCCGGGAGGCCCCAGAGCTGAAGGCCCCCGCGCTCCCAGAGGACCGGAAGGCCGCAGAGGCGGTGAAGGACGCCGTGAAGACGGCAACCGGGGCCCCCGCGGCAACCGTCCGAACGGCCCCCGCCCCCAGCTTGACCCCAACCGCGCGCCAATCATGGCTGCCGGATGGATCCTGATTGAAGAAAAGTATGACGCCGACAAGGACGGAAAGTTGAATGAGGCTGAAATGTCCCAACTCAACGCTGACGCTTCCAAGGCTCTGAAAGCGCGCTGGGAAGCCAAAAAAGCAGCCCGCGGCAACAATGATATGCCTCCTCCTCCCGCTCCGTCACAGGAGAAAGGGGATGATGAATAA
- a CDS encoding prepilin peptidase — translation MTDAFPAWVIPVVFGLMGACIGSFLNVVIYRMPRGVSVNDPARSFCPECGKPIPWFLNIPVLSWLALRGKSACCGTRISFRYCFVELLTALLFAAIGWKYADFSLGAAALLCLWTAIAIVIMFIDAEHLIVFRSQALTGALAGTGACALYPFLLPDNHVMTWTDAFTASVLGGAAGYAAIRLVIELGKFLFGTWKQHFDVPAPWHLREPESEQEELQLIINGQPHDWSMLFHRSTDKAVLSGGSVTIDGKTHPPCSVTLRHDRIEMENGDVFLLEELESVEGNLTDVHASREAMGSGDAWILMMAGCAGGWQGALFCLFLGSLLGIVQAAASRMGFGRNLPFGPALLSAALIWLLGGSQWWLAYIRFISGE, via the coding sequence ATGACTGACGCCTTTCCCGCATGGGTGATTCCCGTGGTTTTCGGCCTGATGGGGGCCTGCATAGGCTCCTTCCTGAACGTGGTTATCTACCGTATGCCGCGGGGTGTCTCCGTCAACGATCCGGCGCGTTCCTTCTGCCCGGAATGCGGAAAACCCATTCCCTGGTTCCTGAATATTCCGGTTCTGAGCTGGCTGGCTCTCCGGGGTAAATCCGCCTGCTGCGGAACGCGCATCAGCTTCCGCTATTGCTTTGTGGAGCTGCTCACGGCCCTGCTCTTCGCGGCTATCGGCTGGAAATACGCGGACTTTTCCCTGGGGGCCGCCGCCCTGCTCTGCCTGTGGACCGCCATCGCCATCGTCATCATGTTTATTGACGCGGAACACCTGATTGTCTTCCGCTCCCAGGCCTTGACAGGCGCTCTGGCCGGAACGGGAGCCTGCGCCCTTTACCCTTTCCTCCTGCCGGACAACCATGTCATGACCTGGACGGACGCTTTCACGGCATCCGTGCTGGGAGGAGCGGCCGGGTATGCAGCCATCAGGCTGGTGATTGAATTGGGGAAGTTTCTGTTCGGCACCTGGAAGCAGCATTTTGACGTTCCCGCCCCGTGGCACTTAAGGGAGCCGGAATCCGAGCAGGAGGAACTCCAGCTTATCATCAACGGCCAGCCTCACGACTGGTCCATGCTTTTCCACCGGTCTACGGACAAGGCTGTTCTTTCCGGAGGCTCCGTCACCATTGACGGGAAAACGCACCCTCCCTGCTCCGTCACGCTGCGGCACGACAGGATAGAAATGGAAAACGGAGACGTTTTTCTTTTGGAAGAGCTGGAGAGCGTGGAGGGAAATCTGACGGATGTTCATGCCAGCAGGGAAGCCATGGGCTCGGGCGACGCCTGGATTTTGATGATGGCCGGCTGCGCGGGCGGCTGGCAGGGCGCCCTGTTCTGCCTTTTCCTCGGCTCCCTGCTGGGAATTGTACAGGCTGCCGCCTCACGCATGGGATTCGGCAGAAACCTCCCCTTTGGCCCCGCTCTTCTCAGCGCCGCTCTGATCTGGCTGCTGGGCGGCAGCCAATGGTGGCTGGCCTACATCCGTTTTATTTCCGGCGAATAA
- the rplQ gene encoding 50S ribosomal protein L17, translating to MRHGVKTSKLQRNASHRRALLANQACSLILNGRITTTLAKAKALRPYVEKLITLAKRGDVHSRRLATATIHNTTAVKRLFDEIAPLCAERKGGYTRIVKLGQRLTDSALVAMIEIIDLPREAAEKEEAPATTEATA from the coding sequence ATGAGACACGGTGTAAAAACCTCCAAGCTTCAGCGCAACGCTTCCCATCGCAGGGCTCTGCTCGCCAACCAGGCATGCAGCCTTATCCTCAACGGACGCATCACCACCACCCTGGCCAAGGCCAAGGCTCTGCGCCCCTATGTGGAAAAGCTGATTACTCTTGCCAAGCGCGGTGACGTGCATTCCCGCCGCCTGGCCACCGCCACCATTCATAATACGACTGCCGTTAAGCGTCTGTTTGATGAAATCGCGCCTCTCTGCGCGGAGCGCAAGGGCGGCTATACCCGCATCGTCAAGCTGGGTCAGCGTCTGACTGATTCCGCTCTCGTGGCCATGATCGAAATTATCGATCTGCCCCGTGAGGCGGCCGAAAAGGAAGAAGCTCCCGCCACCACGGAAGCCACCGCCTAA
- the fabD gene encoding ACP S-malonyltransferase, which produces MDAVLLFSGQGAQKVGMGKDLYDQYPAAKALIEQADKALGESLSAIMFEGPGEELTRTCNCQPALYVHGLACLAVLKELVPSLNPVAAAGLSLGEFTAHAAAGTYSFEEGLRLVQKRGAFMEEACNATKGTMAAMIGGTDENVIKLAQECDVDVANFNCPGQTVVSGTEEGVAKAVAGAKAAGCKIAKKLNVAGAYHSRLMHSAMVKLAEELKNISFGTPSMPVYCNYEARVVEGPDDIRSMLEHQVCGSVRWTASMQKLVDQGHRLFIELGPGKTLAGMMARICKEATVISIEDVPSLEAAVAELNK; this is translated from the coding sequence ATGGACGCAGTATTATTGTTTTCCGGACAAGGTGCCCAAAAAGTAGGCATGGGCAAAGATTTGTATGACCAGTATCCCGCCGCCAAAGCCCTGATTGAACAGGCGGACAAGGCGCTTGGTGAATCCCTTTCCGCCATCATGTTTGAAGGCCCCGGCGAAGAACTGACGCGTACCTGCAACTGCCAGCCCGCCCTCTACGTTCATGGCCTGGCCTGCCTGGCCGTCCTGAAGGAGCTCGTTCCCTCCCTGAATCCCGTGGCAGCCGCCGGCCTTTCCCTGGGGGAATTCACGGCTCATGCCGCTGCCGGGACCTATTCTTTTGAAGAAGGCCTCCGCCTTGTCCAGAAGCGCGGCGCGTTTATGGAGGAAGCATGCAACGCCACGAAAGGCACCATGGCCGCCATGATCGGCGGCACGGATGAAAACGTCATTAAGCTGGCGCAGGAATGTGACGTGGACGTCGCCAATTTCAATTGCCCCGGCCAGACAGTCGTTTCCGGTACGGAGGAAGGGGTGGCCAAGGCTGTAGCAGGGGCGAAGGCCGCCGGCTGCAAGATTGCCAAGAAGCTCAATGTGGCGGGCGCCTACCATTCCCGTTTGATGCACAGCGCGATGGTAAAGCTGGCGGAAGAGCTCAAGAATATTTCCTTCGGTACGCCGTCCATGCCTGTTTACTGCAATTATGAAGCCCGGGTAGTAGAAGGTCCGGATGACATCCGCAGCATGCTGGAACACCAGGTATGCGGATCCGTGCGCTGGACGGCTTCCATGCAGAAGCTGGTGGATCAGGGCCACCGCCTTTTCATTGAACTGGGGCCGGGCAAAACGCTGGCCGGCATGATGGCTCGCATCTGCAAGGAGGCTACGGTCATTTCCATTGAAGACGTGCCCAGTTTGGAAGCCGCTGTTGCGGAGCTGAATAAATAA
- a CDS encoding HAD family hydrolase, whose protein sequence is MTPPDHFAGSREAVLKARALLRQAHAVIFDFDGLLVDTEYAIYSSWERVFASCGHPLPLDLFNQCLGSGYTHWNPGEHLEKLTGRTFDWETVNSRRQEEIVRDLEHAGLLPGAGELIRNLAEAGTPMGVASSSSHRWVDDWLNRLGIISCFQTVVCRDDGLPVKPDPALFLKAAENLGKSPAECLVLEDSQNGTTAAYRAGMPVISVPNRVTAQADFSLATSIIRSLKELL, encoded by the coding sequence ATGACCCCTCCTGATCATTTTGCCGGTTCCCGGGAAGCCGTTCTAAAAGCCCGCGCACTGCTCCGGCAAGCACACGCCGTTATTTTTGATTTTGACGGATTGCTGGTGGATACGGAATATGCCATTTATTCCTCCTGGGAACGGGTTTTCGCGTCCTGCGGCCACCCTCTTCCCCTGGACTTGTTCAACCAGTGCCTGGGCAGCGGCTACACCCACTGGAACCCCGGAGAACATCTGGAGAAATTGACGGGGCGCACTTTCGACTGGGAAACCGTCAACAGCCGCCGCCAGGAGGAAATTGTCCGGGATCTGGAACACGCCGGCCTCCTGCCCGGCGCCGGAGAACTCATCCGGAACCTGGCGGAAGCGGGAACGCCTATGGGCGTGGCCTCCAGCTCTTCCCACCGCTGGGTGGACGACTGGCTGAACAGGTTGGGCATCATATCCTGTTTTCAAACCGTCGTGTGCCGCGACGACGGCCTCCCCGTCAAACCGGATCCGGCCCTGTTCCTGAAAGCCGCGGAAAACCTGGGCAAATCTCCGGCCGAATGCCTGGTGCTGGAAGACTCCCAGAACGGCACTACAGCCGCATACCGCGCAGGAATGCCAGTCATCTCCGTTCCAAACAGGGTGACGGCGCAGGCGGATTTTTCCCTGGCGACCAGTATCATCCGCTCTCTGAAGGAACTTCTTTAG
- a CDS encoding DNA-directed RNA polymerase subunit alpha, which produces MSENETTTAEETAVTTLARFEVPSRLEKIEDPNDANHLTFVAEPFENGYGHTLGNSLRRVLLGSLEGAAITSVRIAGAQHEFSSLPGVVEDVTEIVLNLKKVKFKHNGKEPRLLSLRVHKQGVVTAADIADDTVYQVVNPDQIICTLDQDTMFECEFQVRVGRGFSTGDENKVPDMPIGVIPIDSIFSPVTRVKYSVQNTRVGQMTDYDKLILEVWTDGRIAPADAMLQASAILRHHLDVFVNYDDKQVNFEEAPSAVQDEETARLRKLLNMSVNEIELSVRAANCLNNANITTVGQLAMKSESEMLKYRNFGKKSLNEIKDKLLELGLSLGVQVDPSLLTGPVPQAKPRLGLEEESPVGLADLIAANIEDDDD; this is translated from the coding sequence ATGTCGGAAAACGAAACCACTACTGCAGAAGAAACCGCCGTTACCACGCTGGCCCGTTTTGAGGTTCCCAGCCGTCTGGAAAAAATTGAAGATCCGAATGATGCGAATCATCTGACCTTTGTGGCGGAACCGTTTGAAAACGGTTACGGCCATACGCTTGGCAACTCCCTGCGCCGCGTTCTTCTGGGTTCTCTTGAAGGCGCCGCCATTACCTCCGTCCGCATCGCCGGCGCGCAGCATGAATTTTCCTCCCTGCCCGGTGTGGTGGAAGACGTGACGGAAATCGTGCTGAACCTGAAAAAAGTCAAATTCAAGCATAACGGCAAGGAACCGCGCCTGCTCTCTCTGCGCGTGCATAAGCAGGGCGTCGTGACTGCTGCCGATATTGCCGACGATACCGTTTACCAGGTGGTCAATCCCGATCAAATCATTTGCACTCTGGACCAGGACACCATGTTTGAATGCGAATTCCAGGTTCGCGTGGGCCGCGGTTTTTCCACCGGCGATGAAAACAAGGTGCCGGATATGCCCATCGGCGTGATTCCGATCGACTCCATTTTCTCCCCTGTTACCCGCGTGAAGTATTCTGTGCAGAATACCCGTGTGGGACAGATGACTGACTACGACAAGCTGATCCTTGAAGTCTGGACGGACGGCCGCATCGCCCCCGCAGACGCCATGCTCCAGGCTTCCGCCATTCTGCGCCATCACCTGGACGTCTTCGTCAACTATGACGACAAGCAGGTCAACTTTGAAGAAGCTCCTTCCGCCGTCCAGGACGAAGAAACGGCCCGCCTGCGCAAGTTGCTCAACATGAGCGTCAACGAAATCGAGCTTTCCGTGCGCGCCGCCAACTGCCTCAACAATGCCAACATCACGACCGTTGGCCAGCTCGCCATGAAGAGCGAAAGCGAAATGCTCAAGTATCGCAATTTCGGCAAAAAATCCCTCAACGAAATCAAGGACAAATTGCTGGAACTGGGCCTTTCCCTGGGCGTTCAGGTGGATCCCTCCCTGCTTACCGGCCCCGTGCCGCAGGCCAAGCCGCGCCTGGGTCTGGAAGAGGAAAGCCCTGTGGGCCTGGCAGACCTGATTGCCGCCAACATCGAAGACGACGACGACTAA
- a CDS encoding LptF/LptG family permease yields MAIQARHFRQWSAFLLLLALGGTAAWFLMPREWSQMQWEIPGTPSEYPLSQLLRPWLILLGCFLPALGMFLYNRSSILDKYVARTWFTAFTMCTAILTLIYIIGDFADNVGDLMNLDSPLTGTFRFYLSQLPMILNLILPYTLLLGTLWALTKLSSSSEITGMLQSGRSLLRINSPIIIGAVFASIYFGIFGFHWAPNSALYRKLMFSSLSQNKNNHASQSSIYKNDAESRIWYLGNPPGIDSPGDPFRQVRVEQFSAPGKMKYELFADEATWNPVSRTWTFRQAIKRNYSQEEPRQLHDVPVFAGQEYQTLTERYPETPWQLISPNVRVDTQGTPALQELIKSGTTNARYLRSLQTEWHVRIARIFSCIILTFIAIPSAITFQRRSAMSGIGIALFLAAAMLFLYEFFPTLASAGYLPTWLGAWMPNIIYTIIAIRLFQTKLAHRSFSEILRSLKKTPVHDPS; encoded by the coding sequence ATGGCAATCCAGGCCCGACATTTCCGCCAATGGTCCGCGTTTCTCCTCCTGCTTGCGCTGGGAGGAACGGCGGCCTGGTTCCTGATGCCCCGGGAATGGTCCCAGATGCAATGGGAAATTCCCGGTACGCCGTCCGAATATCCCCTCTCCCAGCTCCTGCGGCCCTGGCTCATCCTTCTGGGTTGCTTTCTCCCCGCGCTGGGGATGTTCCTGTACAACCGTTCGAGCATCCTGGACAAGTATGTGGCGCGCACCTGGTTCACGGCTTTCACCATGTGCACGGCCATCCTGACGCTGATTTACATTATCGGAGATTTTGCGGACAATGTGGGCGATCTGATGAACCTGGACTCCCCCCTCACGGGCACGTTTCGCTTCTATCTGAGCCAATTGCCCATGATCCTGAACCTGATTCTGCCTTATACCCTTCTCCTAGGTACGCTATGGGCGCTTACCAAGCTTTCCTCATCCTCAGAAATCACCGGCATGCTGCAATCCGGACGGTCCCTGCTCCGAATCAACTCCCCCATCATCATCGGCGCCGTCTTTGCCTCCATCTACTTCGGCATTTTCGGGTTTCACTGGGCGCCCAACTCCGCCCTGTACAGGAAACTGATGTTCTCCTCCCTGAGCCAGAACAAAAACAACCATGCTTCCCAGAGCTCCATTTACAAAAATGATGCGGAATCCCGCATCTGGTATCTGGGCAATCCTCCCGGAATTGATTCCCCCGGCGATCCTTTCCGTCAGGTGCGGGTGGAACAGTTCAGCGCCCCCGGAAAGATGAAGTACGAGCTGTTTGCCGATGAAGCCACCTGGAATCCGGTCTCCAGAACATGGACCTTCCGACAGGCCATCAAAAGAAATTATTCCCAGGAGGAACCCCGCCAGCTTCATGATGTTCCCGTTTTTGCCGGGCAGGAATACCAAACGCTGACAGAACGTTACCCCGAAACGCCCTGGCAGCTGATCTCTCCCAACGTCCGCGTGGATACACAGGGAACTCCGGCTCTCCAGGAACTCATCAAGTCCGGAACGACAAACGCCAGGTATCTCAGAAGCCTGCAAACGGAATGGCACGTCAGGATAGCCCGCATATTTTCCTGCATCATCCTGACATTTATTGCCATTCCCTCCGCCATCACGTTCCAGAGGCGCTCCGCCATGTCCGGCATCGGCATTGCGCTGTTCCTGGCGGCAGCCATGCTGTTCCTGTATGAGTTTTTCCCCACCCTGGCCTCCGCAGGCTACCTCCCCACCTGGCTGGGAGCATGGATGCCCAACATCATTTACACCATCATCGCCATCCGCCTTTTTCAAACCAAGCTGGCCCACAGAAGCTTCTCGGAAATATTGAGAAGCTTGAAAAAGACTCCCGTCCATGACCCCTCCTGA